In the genome of Conger conger chromosome 8, fConCon1.1, whole genome shotgun sequence, one region contains:
- the fgfbp1a gene encoding fibroblast growth factor-binding protein 1 → MTILSNIAIVLVLACIAQLVLVADCKGSGRKGKKAERGTGSGNKGGVPKPPPKQPANRHEKGQKTPSVKGVFKGRFLSRDKTQCTWVATGEDAFTLDVNCKKGGDTFGCEYKARPSACPDYASGVRTYWKQIARALKKQKVLCKDPAALVKAGMCKRAPKDAHFKLNDRPRKPAESSTDSTTSSGKSCAESQQQRAKEYCSTSWSSVCNLLFSMIEGGEDC, encoded by the coding sequence ATGACCATCCTTAGCAACATCGCAATTGTCCTGGTTCTTGCCTGCATCGCTCAGCTCGTACTTGTTGCGGACTGTAAAGGTTCGGGTAGAAAAGGAAAGAAGGCCGAGCGAGGGACTGGCAGTGGGAACAAAGGAGGTGTGCCAAAGCCGCCTCCGAAACAGCCTGCTAACCGTCACGAGAAAGGACAGAAGACCCCATCTGTAAAGGGGGTATTCAAGGGCAGATTTTTAAGCAGAGACAAAACTCAATGCACCTGGGTAGCGACCGGCGAGGACGCGTTCACCCTTGATGTGAACTGCAAGAAAGGAGGGGACACTTTCGGTTGTGAGTACAAAGCAAGACCCTCAGCTTGCCCTGACTATGCGTCCGGCGTCAGAACCTACTGGAAACAGATTGCCCGTGCTTTGAAGAAACAGAAGGTTCTGTGCAAGGACCCCGCGGCGCTTGTGAAAGCTGGCATGTGCAAACGTGCCCCAAAGGACGCCCATTTCAAACTTAACGATAGACCAAGAAAGCCAGCAGAAAGTTCTACGGACTCAACTACCTCATCGGGTAAATCGTGCGCTGAGAGTCAGCAGCAGCGGGCAAAAGAATACTGCAGCACCTCGTGGTCAAGTGTGTGTAATTTGCTTTTCTCAATGATTGAGGGCGGTGAGGATTGTTGA